A window of Candidatus Binatia bacterium genomic DNA:
GGAGATCGGGAACGGATGCGGCTTCCCTGAGAAGACGTCTGCGCGAGGTGGACCCTGCATCGGTTGTTTCCACAATCATCAGCTTCGAGGAACAAATGAGGGGCTGGCTGACGCAACTGGCGAAGGCTCGAACGATTGCGCAGCAAGTCACAGCGTATAGCCGCCTGAGCAGGCACGTTGCGGTCTTTCGCGAAGTCCCGTTGCTGGAGTTCGACGAGCGGGCCGCGGCCGAGTTCCAGCGGCTGCGCAGATCGTATCGGAGGATCGGGTCCATGGACCTCAAGATCGCGGCGATCGTCCTGGTTCAGAGTGCCACCCTCCTGACCAGGAACCTTGGCGACTTCGGCAAGATCGACGGCCTGGTAGCCGAGGATTGGACCGGCCTGGCGTAGACGGATTCGATCGTTGCTCGGAGCGTCATCACGATCAACGACCACGACTGTGTGGTGTTGACCGACGCCATCCCCGACGCGGGCTTGGAAAGCCGGCGACATCGGCACGGTGGTGCACGTTCACGAAGGCGGATGCCGGCTACGAGGTCGAGTTCATGACTCTTGCCGGCGAGTCCGTGACCCTCGTGACGCTGCGGCCAGCGCAACTGGGCCCGATCCAGCCCCGGTCGGTGAGCCT
This region includes:
- a CDS encoding type II toxin-antitoxin system VapC family toxin, with translation MRGWLTQLAKARTIAQQVTAYSRLSRHVAVFREVPLLEFDERAAAEFQRLRRSYRRIGSMDLKIAAIVLVQSATLLTRNLGDFGKIDGLVAEDWTGLA